A single region of the Malaclemys terrapin pileata isolate rMalTer1 chromosome 2, rMalTer1.hap1, whole genome shotgun sequence genome encodes:
- the LOC128832623 gene encoding uncharacterized protein LOC128832623 translates to MMQSSPAEVTMQSQNRKRAPAWTDREVLDLIAVWGDESVLSELRSKKRNVKIYEKISKAMTERGYSRDATQCRVKIKELRQGYQKTKESNGRSGSQPQTCHFYEALHSILGAAATTTPPLSVDSDDGVLSTAASSEMFADGEDEEGDEEDEAVDSAFNADFPDSQDLFITLTEIPYQPSQGGNLNRESGETSVAVSVSRATPASPSQRLAQIRRRKRRTRDEMFSELMGCSQAEAAQQIQWRENMSQYQRSHSEREDRWRQEDQQATQTLLGLMTEQTDMLWRLVDVLQDRKQEDRAPLHSISNRPPPPQSPICPTPKVPRRRGGRGRENSHSTPADCSSSRRLSFPKI, encoded by the exons atgatgcagagctctccagcagaggtgaccatgcaatcgcagaatagaaagagggccccagcatggactgatcgggaagtcttggatctgatcgctgtgtggggtgatgagtccgtgctttcggagctgcgatcgaaaaaacggaatgtgaagatctacgagaagatctcaaaagccatgacggagagaggatacagccgggatgcaacgcagtgccgcgtgaaaatcaaggagctgagacaagggtaccagaagaccaaagagtcaaacggacgctccggatcccagccccagacatgccatttctacgaggcactgcattccattctaggtgcggcggccaccactaccccaccactgtccgtggactctgacgatggggtattgtcgacggccgcttcctcggagatgttcgcggacggggaagatgaggaaggagatgaggaggacgaggcagtcgacagcgctttcaacgctgatttccccgacagccaggatctcttcatcaccctcacggagatcccctaccaaccctcccaaggcggtaacctgaaccgtgaatcaggggaaacatcagtag ctgtgagtgtctcccgagctaccccggcatccccctcccagaggctggcgcagatcaggcgacgaaagagaaggacacgggacgaaatgttctcagaacttatgggctgctcccaagccgaggcggcacagcagatccagtggagggagaacatgtcgcaataccagcgatcacacagcgaacgggaggacaggtggcggcaagaagaccagcaggcgactcaaacgctgcttggactaatgacggagcaaacggacatgctctggcgccttgtagatgttctgcaggaccggaagcaggaggacagagccccgctgcattctatctctaaccgccctcccccgccacaaagtcccatctgccccacccccaaagtcccaagaaggaggggcggcaggggccgtgaaaacagtcactccacccctgcagactgctcaagtagcagaaggctctcattcccaaagatttga